AGCAAAATTAGCATTCTTTAAAATTTAAGTATATCTAAATAATGCAATGTTAGATGAATAGATTATGCCTTTCACACCTTTTCATCTAAGCCCCGCGTTAGCCGTTGGCTTACCTTTGAGGAAATATATCCATGCACTAACCTTTATAGTAGCCGATATTGTGGTTGATATCGAGCCTTTCTTAGTTCTATTATGCAACATCAACTACTCCCTCTACGGTTATGCTCACACATTCATCGGAGCATTACTTATTGTTTTAACTCTTTCTTACACCATGTATATTTTCAAGAACTCTCTTAATAATATTTTCAGGACGTCAAAGCTCGTTATTCAAGAGCAGAAGTTCACCTCTTATGCTGTAGCAGGAGTCTCTGGTACCTTTCTTCATGTATTACTTAA
This is a stretch of genomic DNA from Thermoprotei archaeon. It encodes these proteins:
- a CDS encoding hydrolase gives rise to the protein MPFTPFHLSPALAVGLPLRKYIHALTFIVADIVVDIEPFLVLLCNINYSLYGYAHTFIGALLIVLTLSYTMYIFKNSLNNIFRTSKLVIQEQKFTSYAVAGVSGTFLHVLLNSPLYSDIKPLYPLNINPLFNPEITLDIYTACTLLLLAGLVIYLIILFRR